The following proteins are encoded in a genomic region of Magallana gigas chromosome 1, xbMagGiga1.1, whole genome shotgun sequence:
- the LOC105334200 gene encoding uncharacterized protein isoform X3, translated as MIWLALFMEHFWTVKTYENIALRRHAWQRYPFHGTPWNAIYAVDGRRSDLAPAGGQCAISADDKSIAEWRVDPGKVRNLHHVFIQYRTDNVAWDENNYFKSRFLGFSIYVSNTTHRNDWRLCFKDNKYTRATIPNPISVTCVMHGRYVIYYNNRTHRPYPAGYSTYAFNDLCEVEVYGCLTLGYYGEKCSTPCPKNCKGGDCDIVDGTCISCVHGYTGSICNKVCGACYEKEQCDYKNGTCPNGCEDGYKGRQCKTVCTNNTYGPNCSMTCGHCLYLYGEKCNHVTGQCPRGCASGFQGDLCVESRSEFRNTTLAWSTYNATDKFKNKTLVRPMNDGCLTLGYYGENCSTPCPENCKGGDCDNVDGTCVSCVPGYSGSMCNIVCNSNTYGPNCSRTCGHCLYLYGEKCNHVTGQCPRGCASGFQGDLCVESRSEFRNTTLAWSTYNATDKFKNNTLVRPMNDAYGPPVLKTTVQVPFYSIITVVVLFSVSALLNLFFISRQVLARCRNREEKVDESVEKPNTIVNSIDIQENEFSTYQELEHADQKVNNDVYTSLA; from the exons AAAACATTGCTCTGCGAAGACATGCCTGGCAGCGTTATCCCTTTCACGGCACACCATGGAATGCAATCTATGCTGTTGACGGACGTCGATCAGATCTCGCCCCGGCTGGAGGACAGTGTGCGATATCAGCGGATGATAAATCAATAGCAGAATGGAGGGTGGATCCAGGAAAAGTGCGGAACCTGCATCACGTTTTTATACAATACAGGACGGACAATGTCGCTTGGG ATGAAAACAACTACTTTAAAAGTAGATTCTTGGGATTTTCAATCTATGTATCGAACACCACCCACAGAAATGACTGGAGACTGTGTTTCAAGGACAACAAATATACCAGAGCCACAATACCCAACCCTATCAGTGTAACATGCGTTATGCACGGGAGATATGTCATTTACTACAACAACAGAACTCATCGCCCCTACCCTGCTGGATATTCTACTTACGCCTTTAACGATTTGTGTGAGGTTGAAGTTTATG gTTGTCTGACCTTAGGATATTACGGAGAGAAGTGCTCCACTCCTTGTCCAAAAAACTGTAAGGGTGGAGACTGTGACATTGTGGATGGAACTTGTATAAGCTGTGTTCATGGATATACAGGATCTATTTGTAACAAAG TCTGTGGCGCTTGCTACGAAAAAGAACAATGTGACTACAAAAATGGTACTTGTCCAAATGGATGTGAAGACGGGTATAAAGGGAGACAATGCAAAACTG TTTGCACTAACAACACGTATGGACCTAATTGCTCTATGACATGTGGACATTGTCTCTACCTGTATGGAGAAAAATGTAACCACGTGACCGGTCAGTGTCCTCGCGGATGTGCTTCCGGCTTTCAAGGAGACCTTTGTGTTGAAT caaGAAGTGAATTCAGGAACACGACACTTGCATGGTCGACATATAATG cAACAGATAAATTCAAGAACAAGACACTTGTACGGCCAATGAATGATG GTTGTCTGACCTTAGGATATTACGGAGAGAACTGCTCCACTCCTTGTCCAGAAAACTGTAAGGGTGGAGACTGTGACAATGTGGATGGAACTTGTGTTAGCTGTGTTCCGGGATATAGTGGATCTATGTGTAACATAG TTTGCAACAGCAACACGTATGGACCTAATTGCTCTAGGACATGTGGACATTGTCTCTACCTGTATGGAGAAAAATGTAACCACGTGACCGGTCAGTGTCCTCGCGGATGTGCTTCCGGCTTTCAAGGAGACCTTTGTGTTGAAT caaGAAGTGAATTCAGGAACACGACACTTGCATGGTCGACATATAATG caacaGATAAATTCAAGAACAATACACTTGTACGGCCAATGAATGATG CTTATGGTCCACCTGTTTTGAAAACTACAGTTCAAGTTCCTTTTTATTCCATCATCACCGTTGTCGTATTGTTTTCAGTCAGTGCTCTTCTCAACCTGTTTTTCAT ATCCAGACAGGTACTTGCAAGATGCCGCAATCGAGAAGAAAAGGTAGACGAATCTGTCGAAAAACCGAACACTATTGTGAACAGTATTGATATTCAAGAAAACGAATTTTCTACTTACCAAGAACTCGAGCATGCTGACcaaaaagtaaacaatgatGTATATACTTCATTAGCATAA
- the LOC105334200 gene encoding cell death abnormality protein 1 isoform X1, giving the protein MIWLALFMEHFWTVKTYENIALRRHAWQRYPFHGTPWNAIYAVDGRRSDLAPAGGQCAISADDKSIAEWRVDPGKVRNLHHVFIQYRTDNVAWDENNYFKSRFLGFSIYVSNTTHRNDWRLCFKDNKYTRATIPNPISVTCVMHGRYVIYYNNRTHRPYPAGYSTYAFNDLCEVEVYGCLTLGYYGEKCSTPCPKNCKGGDCDIVDGTCISCVHGYTGSICNKVCGACYEKEQCDYKNGTCPNGCEDGYKGRQCKTVCTNNTYGPNCSMTCGHCLYLYGEKCNHVTGQCPRGCASGFQGDLCVESRSEFRNTTLAWSTYNATDKFKNKTLVRPMNDGCLTLGYYGENCSTPCPENCKGGDCDNVDGTCVSCVPGYSGSMCNIVCGACYEKEQCDYKNGTCPNGCEDGYKGRQCKTVCNSNTYGPNCSRTCGHCLYLYGEKCNHVTGQCPRGCASGFQGDLCVESRSEFRNTTLAWSTYNATDKFKNNTLVRPMNDAYGPPVLKTTVQVPFYSIITVVVLFSVSALLNLFFISRQVLARCRNREEKVDESVEKPNTIVNSIDIQENEFSTYQELEHADQKVNNDVYTSLA; this is encoded by the exons AAAACATTGCTCTGCGAAGACATGCCTGGCAGCGTTATCCCTTTCACGGCACACCATGGAATGCAATCTATGCTGTTGACGGACGTCGATCAGATCTCGCCCCGGCTGGAGGACAGTGTGCGATATCAGCGGATGATAAATCAATAGCAGAATGGAGGGTGGATCCAGGAAAAGTGCGGAACCTGCATCACGTTTTTATACAATACAGGACGGACAATGTCGCTTGGG ATGAAAACAACTACTTTAAAAGTAGATTCTTGGGATTTTCAATCTATGTATCGAACACCACCCACAGAAATGACTGGAGACTGTGTTTCAAGGACAACAAATATACCAGAGCCACAATACCCAACCCTATCAGTGTAACATGCGTTATGCACGGGAGATATGTCATTTACTACAACAACAGAACTCATCGCCCCTACCCTGCTGGATATTCTACTTACGCCTTTAACGATTTGTGTGAGGTTGAAGTTTATG gTTGTCTGACCTTAGGATATTACGGAGAGAAGTGCTCCACTCCTTGTCCAAAAAACTGTAAGGGTGGAGACTGTGACATTGTGGATGGAACTTGTATAAGCTGTGTTCATGGATATACAGGATCTATTTGTAACAAAG TCTGTGGCGCTTGCTACGAAAAAGAACAATGTGACTACAAAAATGGTACTTGTCCAAATGGATGTGAAGACGGGTATAAAGGGAGACAATGCAAAACTG TTTGCACTAACAACACGTATGGACCTAATTGCTCTATGACATGTGGACATTGTCTCTACCTGTATGGAGAAAAATGTAACCACGTGACCGGTCAGTGTCCTCGCGGATGTGCTTCCGGCTTTCAAGGAGACCTTTGTGTTGAAT caaGAAGTGAATTCAGGAACACGACACTTGCATGGTCGACATATAATG cAACAGATAAATTCAAGAACAAGACACTTGTACGGCCAATGAATGATG GTTGTCTGACCTTAGGATATTACGGAGAGAACTGCTCCACTCCTTGTCCAGAAAACTGTAAGGGTGGAGACTGTGACAATGTGGATGGAACTTGTGTTAGCTGTGTTCCGGGATATAGTGGATCTATGTGTAACATAG TCTGTGGCGCTTGCTACGAAAAAGAACAATGTGACTACAAAAATGGTACTTGTCCAAATGGATGTGAAGACGGGTATAAAGGGAGACAATGCAAAACTG TTTGCAACAGCAACACGTATGGACCTAATTGCTCTAGGACATGTGGACATTGTCTCTACCTGTATGGAGAAAAATGTAACCACGTGACCGGTCAGTGTCCTCGCGGATGTGCTTCCGGCTTTCAAGGAGACCTTTGTGTTGAAT caaGAAGTGAATTCAGGAACACGACACTTGCATGGTCGACATATAATG caacaGATAAATTCAAGAACAATACACTTGTACGGCCAATGAATGATG CTTATGGTCCACCTGTTTTGAAAACTACAGTTCAAGTTCCTTTTTATTCCATCATCACCGTTGTCGTATTGTTTTCAGTCAGTGCTCTTCTCAACCTGTTTTTCAT ATCCAGACAGGTACTTGCAAGATGCCGCAATCGAGAAGAAAAGGTAGACGAATCTGTCGAAAAACCGAACACTATTGTGAACAGTATTGATATTCAAGAAAACGAATTTTCTACTTACCAAGAACTCGAGCATGCTGACcaaaaagtaaacaatgatGTATATACTTCATTAGCATAA
- the LOC105334200 gene encoding multiple epidermal growth factor-like domains protein 10 isoform X5: MIWLALFMEHFWTVKTYENIALRRHAWQRYPFHGTPWNAIYAVDGRRSDLAPAGGQCAISADDKSIAEWRVDPGKVRNLHHVFIQYRTDNVAWDENNYFKSRFLGFSIYVSNTTHRNDWRLCFKDNKYTRATIPNPISVTCVMHGRYVIYYNNRTHRPYPAGYSTYAFNDLCEVEVYGCLTLGYYGEKCSTPCPKNCKGGDCDIVDGTCISCVHGYTGSICNKVCGACYEKEQCDYKNGTCPNGCEDGYKGRQCKTVCTNNTYGPNCSMTCGHCLYLYGEKCNHVTGQCPRGCASGFQGDLCVESRSEFRNTTLAWSTYNATDKFKNKTLVRPMNDGCLTLGYYGENCSTPCPENCKGGDCDNVDGTCVSCVPGYSGSMCNIVCGACYEKEQCDYKNGTCPNGCEDGYKGRQCKTVCNSNTYGPNCSRTCGHCLYLYGEKCNHVTGQCPRGCASGFQGDLCVESRSEFRNTTLAWSTYNARDKFKNKTLVRPMNDDPDRYLQDAAIEKKW, translated from the exons AAAACATTGCTCTGCGAAGACATGCCTGGCAGCGTTATCCCTTTCACGGCACACCATGGAATGCAATCTATGCTGTTGACGGACGTCGATCAGATCTCGCCCCGGCTGGAGGACAGTGTGCGATATCAGCGGATGATAAATCAATAGCAGAATGGAGGGTGGATCCAGGAAAAGTGCGGAACCTGCATCACGTTTTTATACAATACAGGACGGACAATGTCGCTTGGG ATGAAAACAACTACTTTAAAAGTAGATTCTTGGGATTTTCAATCTATGTATCGAACACCACCCACAGAAATGACTGGAGACTGTGTTTCAAGGACAACAAATATACCAGAGCCACAATACCCAACCCTATCAGTGTAACATGCGTTATGCACGGGAGATATGTCATTTACTACAACAACAGAACTCATCGCCCCTACCCTGCTGGATATTCTACTTACGCCTTTAACGATTTGTGTGAGGTTGAAGTTTATG gTTGTCTGACCTTAGGATATTACGGAGAGAAGTGCTCCACTCCTTGTCCAAAAAACTGTAAGGGTGGAGACTGTGACATTGTGGATGGAACTTGTATAAGCTGTGTTCATGGATATACAGGATCTATTTGTAACAAAG TCTGTGGCGCTTGCTACGAAAAAGAACAATGTGACTACAAAAATGGTACTTGTCCAAATGGATGTGAAGACGGGTATAAAGGGAGACAATGCAAAACTG TTTGCACTAACAACACGTATGGACCTAATTGCTCTATGACATGTGGACATTGTCTCTACCTGTATGGAGAAAAATGTAACCACGTGACCGGTCAGTGTCCTCGCGGATGTGCTTCCGGCTTTCAAGGAGACCTTTGTGTTGAAT caaGAAGTGAATTCAGGAACACGACACTTGCATGGTCGACATATAATG cAACAGATAAATTCAAGAACAAGACACTTGTACGGCCAATGAATGATG GTTGTCTGACCTTAGGATATTACGGAGAGAACTGCTCCACTCCTTGTCCAGAAAACTGTAAGGGTGGAGACTGTGACAATGTGGATGGAACTTGTGTTAGCTGTGTTCCGGGATATAGTGGATCTATGTGTAACATAG TCTGTGGCGCTTGCTACGAAAAAGAACAATGTGACTACAAAAATGGTACTTGTCCAAATGGATGTGAAGACGGGTATAAAGGGAGACAATGCAAAACTG TTTGCAACAGCAACACGTATGGACCTAATTGCTCTAGGACATGTGGACATTGTCTCTACCTGTATGGAGAAAAATGTAACCACGTGACCGGTCAGTGTCCTCGCGGATGTGCTTCCGGCTTTCAAGGAGACCTTTGTGTTGAAT caaGAAGTGAATTCAGGAACACGACACTTGCATGGTCGACATATAATG